The Quercus robur chromosome 7, dhQueRobu3.1, whole genome shotgun sequence genome has a segment encoding these proteins:
- the LOC126693383 gene encoding uncharacterized protein LOC126693383 — MSNLKITKKHHKHLNNPFPSTQTSHPFIEGTLFFNSQTVPSHKKFSIGKDFQLLWCSNNGGYLSISHQSNPSKLIWSTIPGQAFVSAALAETEVEESRGSFVVKDGDVHLVCNHQTIEEIRVINQFDHSLEAINQDSQYGFEQKNDLDSSQFPMLLISGWIFSMEKRKKQFHKAGISADIQFETKETSTSARYWLLFDQKNSNQIGFQVMLGEPGLKQSHKTSPTPTGRYLGFRRRLGQLRKRKLGFCRYLSRPRGYVTVSSAEEEIQEMKVSESTKFNRVCLTYSSEAKERFYGFGEQFSHMDFKGKRVPIFVQEQGIGRGDQPITFAANLVSYRAGGDWSTTYAPSPFYMTSKMRSLYLEGYDYSVFDLTRNDRVQIQIHGTSVQGRILHGNSPSELVEHFTETIGRPPVLPEWIISGAVVGMQGGTETVRDTWDKLRTYNVPVSAFWLQDWVGQRETLIGSQLWWNWEVDTKRYCGWKQLVQDLKAQHIKVMTYCNPCLAPTHEKPNRRRNLFEEAIKLDILVKDKHGQPYMVPNTAFDVGMMDLTHPNTASWFKQILQEMVDDGVRGWMADFGEGLPVDATLYSGEDPISAHNRYPELWAQINREFVEEWKSKCVGKGKEDPEEALVFFMRAGFRNSPKWGMLFWEGDQMVSWQANDGIKSAVTGLLSSGLSGYAFNHSDIGGYCAVNLPFINYTRSEELLLRWMELNAFTTVFRTHEGNKPSSNSQFYSNHQTLSQFARLAKVYKAWKFYRIQLVKEAAQKGLPVCRHLFLHYPEDEHVHHLTYQQFLVGTEILVVPVLDKGKKNVKAYFPVGESSNWQHIWTGKLFTEQGCEAWVDAPIGYPAVFVKAGSIIGETFVKNLRDLEIL; from the exons ACATCTTAATAACCCTTTCCCATCAACTCAAACTTCCCACCCTTTCATTGAAGGAACTCTGTTTTTCAATTCCCAAACAGTGCCTTCACACAAAAAATTCTCAATTGGGAAGGATTTCCAGCTTCTTTGGTGCTCAAACAATGGTGGGTATCTCTCCATTTCACATCAATCAAATCCATCTAAACTCATATGGTCTACCATTCCAGGCCAAGCCTTTGTGTCTGCTGCATTGGCTGAAACAGAGGTGGAGGAAAGCAGAGGATCCTTTGTTGTGAAAGATGGAGATGTTCATTTGGTTTGTAATCACCAAACCATTGAGGAAATAAGGGTAATCAATCAGTTTGATCATTCATTAGAGGCAATAAATCAAGATTCTCAATATGGGTTTGAGCAGAAAAATGATTTGGATAGTTCCCAATTCCCTATGTTGCTAATATCTGGTTGGATTTTCAGCatggaaaaaaggaaaaagcagTTTCATAAAGCTGGCATTTCTGCAGATATACAATTTGAGACAAAGGAGACTTCTACTTCTGCAAGGTATTGGCTCCTGTTTGATCAGAAAAACAGTAATCAGATTGGTTTCCAAGTGATGCTTGGGGAACCAGGCCTTAAGCAAAGCCACAAAACCTCCCCAACACCTACAGGAAGATACCTGGGCTTTAGGCGGAGGCTGGGGCAGTTAAGGAAAAGGAAGCTTGGTTTCTGTCGGTACCTTTCAAGGCCAAGAGGGTATGTGACAGTTTCCTCAGCAGAGGAAGAAATACAAGAGATGAAAGTTTCAGAATCCACGAAATTCAACAGGGTCTGCTTGACCTATTCAAGTGAAGCTAAAGAGAGATTTTATGGTTTTGGGGAGCAATTCTCACACATGGATTTCAAAGGCAAAAGGGTGCCTATTTTTGTTCAGGAGCAAGGCATAGGAAGAGGAGATCAACCTATAACTTTTGCAGCTAACTTGGTTAGCTAcag AGCTGGGGGTGATTGGAGTACAACGTATGCTCCTTCTCCATTCTATATGACATCAAAGATGCGATCTCTTTATCTCGAAGGTTATGATTATTCAGTATTCGATTTAACCAGAAATGATAGAGTTCAGATTCAG ATACATGGGACCTCAGTTCAAGGACGGATATTGCACGGGAATTCACCTTCTGAGCTCGTTGAACATTTTACAGAAACCATTGGGAGGCCTCCCGTGCTTCCTGAGTGGATAATATCTGGTGCTGTGGTTGGAATGCAAGGTGGCACAGAAACCGTACGCGATACTTGGGATAAGCTAAGGACTTATAATGTTCCCGTTTCAGCATTTTGGTTGCAG GATTGGGTGGGCCAAAGGGAGACATTGATTGGATCACAATTGTGGTGGAATTGGGAAGTGGATACAAAAAGGTACTGCGGATGGAAACAATTAGTTCAAGATCTAAAAGCTCAGCATATCAAAGTGATGACATACTGCAATCCTTGTCTAGCTCCA ACTCATGAGAAGCCAAACAGAAGGAGAAACCTCTTTGAGGAGGCAATAAAGTTAGACATCTTAGTGAAAGACAAGCATGGACAACCATACATGGTTCCTAATACAGCTTTTGATGTTGGAATGATGGATTTGACACACCCAAATACTGCTAGTTGGTTCAAACAGATTTTACAAGAAATGGTGGATGATGGAGTCAGAGGATGGATGGCTGATTTTGGTGAAGGCCTGCCTGTGGATGCCACTCTCTATTCAG GTGAAGATCCTATATCTGCACATAATAGATACCCTGAACTATGGGCCCAAATAAACAGAGAGTTTGTGGAAGAATGGAAAAGTAAATGTGTGGGCAAGGGGAAAGAAGACCCAGAAGAAGCCTTAGTTTTCTTCATGAGAGCTGGTTTCAGAAATAGTCCCAAATGGGGGATGCTATTTTGGGAAGGAGACCAAATGGTAAGTTGGCAGGCTAATGATGGGATAAAGAGTGCGGTCACTGGCCTCCTTAGCAGTGGACTTTCAGGGTATGCTTTTAACCACAGTGATATTGGAGGCTACTGTGCAGTAAACTTACCTTTTATAAACTATACAAGAAGTGAAGAGTTGCTTTTGCGTTGGATGGAGCTAAATGCTTTCACCACTGTCTTCCGGACCCATGAA GGGAACAAGCCATCCAGCAATAGCCAATTCTACTCAAACCACCAAACTTTATCACAATTTGCTCGCCTTGCTAAAGTGTACAAAGCATGGAAGTTTTACagaattcaacttgtaaag GAAGCTGCTCAAAAAGGCCTCCCAGTTTGCCGCCACCTATTTCTCCACTACCCAGAAGACGAACATGTTCATCACTTAACTTACCAACAGTTCTTGGTTGGCACTGAGATCCTAGTGGTTCCTGTCCtagacaaaggaaagaagaatgTTAAGGCCTATTTTCCAGTGGGAGAAAGTTCCAATTGGCAACATATCTGGACAGGGAAGCTATTTACTGAACAAGGTTGTGAAGCTTGGGTAGATGCTCCAATTGGTTATCCAGCTGTATTTGTAAAGGCTGGTTCCATTATTGGAGAAACCTTTGTAAAAAACCTTAGAGATTTAGAGATTCTTTAA